The Streptomyces griseorubiginosus genome has a window encoding:
- a CDS encoding DUF6233 domain-containing protein, protein MPASGPALSPGARSLTAAAAPDPGRRRVHDDLPTELARLRVIEFHLLQQLRRVREQIYEVETGDQPWVSGPAPGWRLQRLPSAAGRPPRYVLHRQDCWIDDGQALTGAEATAWAARWDVRACELCSPNLQTNRPLPSTPRMERCQPVEPDAIRFHCRRLEGERVCQPGRSLTSPPYQDAPEPSPERSGDQHPSTPCRGRIVITAPE, encoded by the coding sequence ATGCCCGCTTCGGGCCCGGCGCTGTCACCCGGGGCGCGCTCGCTCACCGCCGCCGCAGCGCCTGACCCTGGCCGGCGCCGCGTGCACGACGACCTGCCCACCGAACTCGCCCGCCTCCGCGTGATCGAGTTCCATCTGCTGCAGCAGCTGCGCCGGGTCCGCGAGCAGATCTACGAGGTGGAGACCGGCGACCAGCCGTGGGTATCGGGCCCCGCACCGGGGTGGCGCCTGCAGCGCCTTCCGAGCGCTGCCGGCCGGCCGCCCCGCTATGTCCTGCACCGCCAGGACTGCTGGATCGACGACGGGCAGGCACTCACCGGTGCCGAAGCCACCGCATGGGCTGCCCGGTGGGACGTACGGGCCTGCGAGCTGTGCAGCCCCAACCTGCAGACCAACAGGCCGTTACCGAGTACTCCGCGGATGGAACGTTGCCAGCCAGTGGAACCGGATGCAATCCGGTTCCACTGTCGTCGGCTGGAAGGTGAACGGGTCTGCCAGCCAGGGCGGAGCTTAACGAGCCCGCCGTATCAGGATGCTCCGGAGCCCTCTCCAGAGCGCTCTGGAGACCAGCATCCCAGTACGCCTTGTCGCGGGCGCATCGTGATCACTGCGCCGGAGTAG
- a CDS encoding DNA polymerase Y family protein — translation MAATWAVAAVASAHPGRGGIRVVPDHHQAVRAFLDPLPVGDLYGVGPVQAATLEQYGLATVGRLARQPLQTIQRILGGREGRLLHERARGIDPRPVTPSELPQSISVQRILDRDTPDPYLVRTEILDAVVDLADQLRERRQVARGIALGVSFAGGSSVSRSRTLSEPSAFTDDLRDAAMAVFERLGLERARVRGVSVRVEHLVDAAGAPQQLSLDAGRENSRRLDPVVDRVNARFGPGAVTRGALAHRRRSA, via the coding sequence GTGGCCGCCACCTGGGCGGTCGCGGCGGTGGCCTCCGCGCATCCCGGCCGTGGCGGCATCCGCGTCGTCCCTGACCATCATCAGGCGGTCCGCGCGTTCCTCGACCCTCTGCCGGTCGGTGACCTGTACGGGGTGGGGCCGGTTCAGGCGGCGACGCTCGAGCAGTACGGCCTGGCGACGGTGGGCCGACTGGCCCGCCAGCCCCTGCAGACCATCCAGCGGATCCTGGGCGGCCGGGAGGGGCGGCTGCTGCACGAGCGGGCACGAGGCATCGACCCGCGCCCGGTCACCCCGTCCGAGCTGCCGCAGAGCATCAGCGTCCAGCGGATCCTGGACCGCGACACCCCCGACCCGTACCTGGTGCGCACCGAGATCCTCGACGCCGTGGTGGACCTTGCCGATCAGCTCCGCGAGCGCCGTCAGGTTGCCCGGGGCATCGCTCTCGGTGTGTCCTTCGCCGGGGGCAGCAGCGTGTCCCGGTCCCGGACCCTGTCCGAGCCGAGCGCGTTCACCGACGACCTGCGGGACGCGGCGATGGCGGTGTTCGAACGTCTCGGGCTGGAGCGGGCCCGGGTGCGGGGAGTCTCGGTCCGCGTCGAACACCTGGTCGACGCTGCAGGCGCACCGCAGCAGCTCAGCCTCGACGCCGGCCGGGAGAACAGCCGGCGCCTGGACCCGGTCGTCGACCGGGTCAATGCCCGCTTCGGGCCCGGCGCTGTCACCCGGGGCGCGCTCGCTCACCGCCGCCGCAGCGCCTGA
- a CDS encoding MerR family transcriptional regulator, which produces MRIKELSERVGVSTRLLRYYEEQGLITPRREENGYRCYDEAAVERVEQIRGLLGAGLTTEIIREVLPCLGAAACSQYDDPEFVRRIAAERDRLRERVTILMQHVNALDDYLGAVSQVAPSVDAA; this is translated from the coding sequence ATGAGGATCAAGGAGCTTTCGGAACGGGTCGGGGTATCCACCCGCCTTTTGCGCTACTACGAAGAGCAGGGTCTTATCACCCCGCGTCGTGAAGAGAATGGCTATCGATGCTACGACGAGGCGGCTGTGGAGCGGGTTGAGCAGATTCGCGGTCTGCTTGGAGCCGGGTTGACCACGGAGATCATCCGGGAGGTTCTCCCATGCCTGGGTGCCGCAGCGTGCTCCCAGTATGACGACCCTGAGTTCGTTCGCCGGATCGCAGCAGAGCGAGACCGGTTGCGGGAACGCGTAACCATACTGATGCAGCACGTCAATGCTCTAGACGACTATCTGGGCGCTGTGTCTCAGGTTGCGCCATCCGTTGATGCCGCCTGA
- a CDS encoding Ku protein: MRAIWTGYVSFGLVTIPVHLYSATEEHGTGFHQVHASDGARIRHRRVCEREDVEVPQSEIARGWEGPDGRTVVLLDEDLDALPLPTKRTVDVLGFVDERDVDPVLYARPYWVGAAGEQGQRPYALLVEALARHGTVAVAKVTLRTRERLAVLRPRRGMLVLHTLLWPQEIREPDDLSSPAPVTERELELAELLMDQLAGVDIAELHDEYAAALEQLVAAKMTGAGLQEPEEPTPAVDLLAALEASIRATGKR, encoded by the coding sequence ATGCGCGCGATCTGGACCGGTTACGTGAGCTTCGGCCTGGTCACCATCCCGGTCCATCTCTACTCCGCGACCGAGGAGCACGGCACCGGATTCCACCAGGTCCACGCCAGCGACGGAGCCCGCATCCGGCACCGCAGGGTCTGTGAGCGCGAAGACGTGGAGGTCCCGCAGTCGGAGATCGCACGCGGCTGGGAAGGGCCTGACGGCCGCACCGTCGTGCTCCTCGATGAGGACCTTGACGCCCTCCCCCTCCCGACCAAGCGTACGGTCGACGTCCTCGGCTTCGTCGACGAGCGCGACGTCGACCCGGTGCTCTACGCCCGCCCGTACTGGGTCGGGGCTGCCGGCGAGCAGGGACAGCGTCCCTATGCGCTCCTGGTGGAGGCGCTGGCCCGGCATGGGACGGTCGCCGTCGCCAAGGTCACCTTGCGCACCCGGGAGCGGCTGGCGGTACTGAGGCCGCGGCGCGGGATGCTCGTGCTCCACACGCTGCTGTGGCCGCAGGAGATCCGTGAGCCCGACGACCTCTCCAGCCCCGCCCCGGTGACGGAGAGGGAGTTGGAGCTCGCCGAGCTGCTGATGGACCAGCTTGCCGGGGTCGACATCGCCGAGCTCCACGACGAGTACGCAGCGGCGCTCGAGCAGCTGGTGGCCGCCAAAATGACCGGCGCCGGGCTGCAGGAGCCAGAAGAGCCGACGCCGGCCGTGGATCTGTTGGCGGCGCTGGAGGCCAGCATCCGTGCGACAGGAAAGCGCTGA
- a CDS encoding UvrD-helicase domain-containing protein, with protein MLKPTDEQIAAADAFATGEHLVIQAGAGTGKTTTLTQLATSTSRRGLYVAFNRSIAQDAAGRFPATVLCKTAHSLAYAAIGHRYRARLNGPRVPGRHTADALGITKPMRIGNYVVWPATLTSSVQRTVTRFCQSADPVIDHHHVPPLRGLAASLHAELARRILPYARAAWADLQHPDTGAVRFEHDHYLKIWALSDPKLHTDYVLLDEAQDTNPVLEQVLLNQRGHAQLVMVGDSAQAIYGWRGARDVMTGFDGTALSLTQSFRFGPILALEANRWLAIAGAPIRLQGTETIPTEVGAVTMPDAVLCRSNIGAMAQIFRFLAKGRRVALVGGGEALRALALASRDLQDGRRTSHPELVLFTSWGQLQEYAEHDPAGSDLQPLVDLVDHHGTDAVLSAVGRLVPEQDAQVTISTAHKSKGREWPQVEIADDFYPPKDSDDKDEHGNPLPGPIGDADARLAYVAVTRARTRLDLGGLEWIHDHPDGNPPASHSWRTGDLVAVAG; from the coding sequence ATGCTGAAGCCCACTGACGAACAGATCGCGGCCGCCGACGCCTTCGCCACTGGGGAACACTTGGTGATCCAGGCCGGTGCCGGCACCGGCAAGACCACCACGCTCACCCAGCTGGCGACCAGCACCTCGCGCCGGGGCTTGTATGTGGCGTTCAACCGGTCCATCGCGCAGGACGCCGCCGGCCGCTTTCCAGCCACGGTGCTGTGCAAGACCGCCCACTCCTTGGCCTACGCCGCCATCGGCCACCGCTACCGTGCCCGCCTGAACGGCCCCCGCGTGCCCGGGAGGCACACTGCCGACGCGCTCGGTATCACCAAGCCCATGCGCATCGGCAACTACGTCGTGTGGCCCGCGACGCTAACCTCCTCTGTGCAGCGCACCGTGACCCGGTTCTGCCAGTCCGCCGACCCCGTCATCGACCACCACCACGTGCCCCCGCTCCGAGGCCTGGCCGCAAGCCTGCACGCCGAGCTCGCCCGCCGCATCCTGCCCTACGCCCGCGCCGCCTGGGCCGACCTGCAGCACCCCGACACCGGCGCGGTCCGCTTCGAACACGACCACTACCTGAAAATCTGGGCCCTGTCCGACCCGAAACTCCACACCGACTACGTGCTCCTGGACGAAGCACAGGACACCAACCCCGTCCTGGAGCAGGTCCTCCTCAACCAGCGTGGCCACGCCCAGCTGGTCATGGTCGGGGACTCCGCGCAGGCCATCTACGGCTGGCGCGGCGCCAGAGACGTCATGACCGGCTTCGACGGCACCGCCCTGTCCCTGACCCAGTCCTTCCGCTTCGGCCCCATCCTGGCCCTGGAAGCCAACCGGTGGCTGGCGATCGCCGGCGCCCCGATCCGCCTGCAGGGCACCGAGACGATCCCGACCGAGGTCGGCGCGGTGACGATGCCGGACGCGGTGCTGTGTCGCAGCAACATCGGCGCCATGGCCCAGATTTTCCGCTTCCTCGCCAAGGGCCGCAGGGTCGCGCTGGTCGGAGGAGGGGAAGCCCTGCGCGCTCTGGCGCTGGCGTCACGCGACCTGCAGGACGGGCGCCGCACCTCCCATCCCGAGCTGGTGCTGTTCACCTCCTGGGGCCAGCTGCAGGAATACGCCGAACACGACCCTGCCGGCAGTGACCTGCAACCCCTGGTCGACCTCGTCGACCACCACGGCACCGACGCCGTCCTGTCCGCGGTGGGCCGACTCGTACCCGAGCAGGACGCCCAGGTGACGATCTCCACCGCCCACAAATCCAAGGGCCGCGAGTGGCCCCAGGTCGAGATCGCCGACGATTTCTACCCGCCCAAGGACAGCGACGACAAGGACGAGCACGGAAACCCCCTGCCCGGCCCCATTGGCGACGCCGACGCCCGCCTCGCCTACGTCGCCGTCACCCGCGCACGCACCCGCCTCGACCTCGGCGGCCTGGAATGGATCCACGACCACCCCGACGGAAACCCACCGGCGTCACACTCCTGGCGAACCGGCGACCTGGTCGCTGTTGCAGGCTGA
- a CDS encoding alpha/beta hydrolase: MELSWLGETLHYTDEGATDDAILFLHGLGGNANNWLHQRRAFAEHHRVITLDFPGHGRSTGTSVPFGQYAAAAQALLDHLRVNEVSVVGLAMGARVGITLAARSPRCVRRLTIVNGYLELPPREHEKRVELYDLLLSPGGAREWAQLLLEGMGVSGHAGIARGFLASADRIDPAHVNAVFHQVDGVDQAEEFRGLAIPVQLIVGERDQLVPTSSTEQLTALARKATISRFPDSGHLPYLEDPATFNRALEDFLHGQAASTDGAT, encoded by the coding sequence ATGGAACTGAGCTGGCTCGGGGAGACCCTGCACTACACCGACGAAGGGGCCACCGACGACGCAATCCTGTTCCTCCACGGTCTGGGCGGCAACGCGAACAATTGGCTGCACCAGCGCCGAGCCTTTGCGGAGCATCACCGCGTGATCACCCTGGACTTCCCCGGCCACGGGCGATCCACCGGAACGTCAGTCCCGTTCGGGCAGTACGCGGCCGCCGCACAGGCCCTACTCGATCACCTTCGAGTGAACGAAGTGTCGGTCGTGGGACTGGCGATGGGTGCCAGAGTGGGGATCACGCTCGCGGCACGATCGCCACGCTGTGTCAGGCGTCTGACGATCGTGAACGGGTACTTGGAGCTTCCGCCGCGCGAGCACGAAAAACGCGTCGAGCTCTATGATCTGCTCCTGAGCCCGGGTGGTGCACGCGAATGGGCCCAGCTGCTGCTCGAAGGCATGGGGGTCTCCGGACACGCCGGCATAGCGCGAGGATTTCTCGCGTCAGCAGATCGCATCGATCCCGCACACGTGAATGCAGTCTTTCACCAGGTTGACGGGGTCGATCAGGCGGAGGAGTTCCGCGGACTGGCCATTCCTGTGCAGCTGATCGTGGGAGAGCGAGATCAGCTTGTCCCCACGTCGTCCACCGAGCAGCTGACCGCGCTCGCCAGAAAGGCAACAATCAGTCGCTTCCCCGACAGTGGACATCTTCCCTACCTGGAGGATCCGGCAACGTTCAATCGCGCACTCGAGGACTTCCTACACGGTCAGGCGGCATCAACGGATGGCGCAACCTGA